In Lolium perenne isolate Kyuss_39 chromosome 5, Kyuss_2.0, whole genome shotgun sequence, the sequence CAATTAAGCAGTTATACGGGCTAGATCGGGAGAAGTGAGCCCCATCAACATGGACAGTGGATTAAACTGGAACTTGGTCTGACCCCGATCTGGCATTCATCAAGAATCTAAAACATTTTAAGCAAGGGAAGAACAAAAGACCCATGAACAAATGATGAATGGTAAAACAAGAAAAGAACATAAAAGACACAAGACTAGAGCCAGCAAATAAAAGAGAGCCCTAGCTTAGTTTGGTCAAGGAGGTAAAAATAGCATATATTCCACCAAGTATGCAGGATTAGGAAAGTTCCTTGAGGTAAATACCTTTTGGCCACGACTTCTCTTTATCATGATATAAGACTGTATAAACTATACCGAACATTACCAGAAAGAGAGCGTAGAAGAGATGGAAAGAAGGAAATCAATACATTTGCCTTATACTTCAACAGTACTTCCATCATTTCCACATTTCCACACTGAGCAGCAATATGTAGTGGTGTTCCTTCTGAGCTCATAGAGTCAACATTGGCCCCTCTGGATAACAATATATCTGCTATTCCAAAGAGATCTGGAAAAAATAGAGCTGGAAAAAACACATGAAAATACTCACTGTGTCGCATTAACATGAAGGATACAATAGATAAAAAAATAGATTTCATAGTATTTTCGAAAAAATTGTATCTGGGCAGAGACACTGCAACCAGTTTTGGATTAAATATGACAGATGAGGTTTGGCAGGATAATCCTAATTAAAGATAGAAATACAAAAGTTGGAAACAAATATATAGGCAGAGAGAACCTTTCTTTGTTGCAAGAACATGGAGCACGGTAAACCCTTCCCTGTTTTCTATGTTTGGATTAGCACCACGATCAAGTAGAAGCTCCACAATTCTTTTAGGCGCAATACCGTATATTGCACATATCAGAGGTGATAAACCTAGCAAGAGCACAAGATATGATAAAAACTTTGTCAAAATGACCACCCATTCTTTCTTCCGACCAAAAGTGGGATACGTAACCAAGAGCGACTGAACCTGCAAAATACATACTAGAAAGTGGCACAAGCAGGTACCACAAGTGAGTAATGCACAAAAATAAAACGAAGCCCAATGAACATTAATTACTCACACTTCCATCATTGGTCTCTACTTTCATGTACCTCGAATGTTCCTATTTTCAAGAAACCAACTATCCATTTTCAAGAAACCAACTATCCGCGGAACTTTTGTGACGTAAACACAAGTACCTCCCTGCTTAAACAAAAACAGTAAAAAACACAATAGACTTGTCAATGACGTCCCATCAGCATAGAAGGAACTAACGATCATATACCATGACCCCAATTAATAAGGCACACCTTCAGCATCGCTACTTTCTAGTATTTGCAATTAACTGAGTACAATTATTGGCAGCCTTGGAAAACACAGTAGCACTAGCATAGCAGCATTTGCAGAATTGCGAAAGTAAGCAAAAGCTGAGGCAGGATTGCACCCGAAATCGATCACGTGATACAATTTCGCACAACTAAACTGGATCAACCAGCCGCGCCGATAATTCAATTCAACAAGGGGCGGGTTAATTAATTACCATGCTCAGCGGCCGCGTTGACGTCGAGGCGGAGATCCTTGATGAGGAACTTGCACATCTTGTGCTTCCCGGCGAAGGCGGCCACATGGAGCGCCCCGAGGCGCCTGCTGCTCTGGGAGCCCTTGATACCCTCCACCGCCTCCACGCTCCCCCCCTCCCTTTTCCTCTGCTTCGCCAGCCCTGCACGCACAAATCAGCAACCAGAAACAGATCCAGGAGCAGAGAAACCTACCCACGAGGCGTCGCGCGGGCTTACTCTTCATCGTGGGGATGTCGCCCTCGAACGCCGCCACGATGATGGGCGCGGCCGGGTCGGTGCGCTTCGCGTCGATCTCGAGCAAACAGTCGGGGAAGACCCGCGGCTTGAAGGATAGAAGGAGGGTCTCGTGGAGGAGGGGGAAGcaccgggcggaggaggaggaggaggcggcggccatggcgatggctccgggtggaacggaaggttctagaaggctcTGGGCGAAGTGAAGGGGAAAAGAGCGGGAAGCCAGGGATGGCTGGGCGGGCTGGACCTTGGCGTGTTGGGCTTCCGTAGCCGACTACCACATATATATAGGCTGGTTTCTGGCGCACAGAGAATCGGATGGGCTGGATGGGCTTATTTAGCATACTAGATAATTCCCCACACGTTATTGCGGGAATTCCAAAAGATATGTAGCTATAACATGTTaaggttctcaaaaaaaaaaaaagctataaCATGTTATTAATGATTCGCAAAAAATATTGTTAGTGCACACCGAAACGAAATGTTACTTAACCGTCAAATGGGATGTTGCACTTATTCATGCAATGTATTTATATAGCCAAGAAAAGCTCTGGTGATCATGTGTGACTGCGGAGCGCCTATTTCCCTGACACGGCATTGTAAAACGCATGTCGATATGTTggcattaagaaaaataaaaatgaTCACAAATCGGATAATAAGCATATAGTAGTCGGACTACTCCATGGCAATATTGAAACATATATGTACACTAATAAGCAACAAATTTTGTATGTAGAACAACTGATAAATATTCATATTGCTTCGTGAGACAAAAGGAAATAAAAACATTTTCCTCTAATGCAGTTAGCACCGAGCACTACTGTTTGGTAAGGGTGGCCCCAACCACACTACGGGTCTATGCTGAACTGTGGCACAATAAAAAAAATTTGCAATAGAAGATTCCAAGTTACAATTTTGTTGACGACATTTTTTATTTGCATATGCAGATAGTACACTTTTTGATGTATAGTTATTGACTTGGCTCAACAAAGATGATATGAtgcagtttttctttttcttctgagGGTAATCAGAAGTGACAGTTTGTTGTGTCCGCGAATCAGTGAATACAACTCATGCCTTTTTTCATGAGTATTCGTGCAACACACAACTATTTCTTTTACAAAACAAAAGAGAGTGCTACCAGTGCCTTCCAATTAAAAAGGTGCACGTTCCACTTATGGAAACACATGAAGCAATACTGTTTGAGTGACCCTTTTTCAGTAGTGAATGGAGAGAATGCCTCACGATATATCTGTAACCCCCCAACAACAAAAATCAAATCCCTGTAGAATCAGCTGCATACATTAGAAAGTACTGCTGGTTGCCTTCCTTGGTCATAGCTCGTTAGTTGGGGACGAACATCAAATTTAATCTGAACGTTTACGGGTCCATCtgaattttttcagcatttcTGATTACAGAGCATGATGTACGTGTTCCTGAAGAAAAGATATTAATTTAAGGACAACTGCATAAATATTAAAATCATAGCATGATCACCTCGTCATAGGGTGTCGTGTCCAGATAATTCTCTCCGACGTATTGTCAGGGTTTGCTGAAAGAACATGATGGAGCAATTTCATGACCAAACTCCGTAGTCTGTCTGAGAGCAAAAGACATCGTACAGAACAAATATTGCTACCCGCATAATCTCGTTTATCTGTACGTGTATTCAAGTCAGTGGATACCAAATGTGCATCATCTGTAATTCTGTGTTGCAGCCGCATAATCTAAAATGAAAGA encodes:
- the LOC127300479 gene encoding uncharacterized protein, coding for MAAASSSSSARCFPLLHETLLLSFKPRVFPDCLLEIDAKRTDPAAPIIVAAFEGDIPTMKRLAKQRKREGGSVEAVEGIKGSQSSRRLGALHVAAFAGKHKMCKFLIKDLRLDVNAAAEHGRYLCLRHKSSADSWFLENG